A genomic stretch from Colwellia sp. Arc7-635 includes:
- a CDS encoding alpha/beta hydrolase, whose protein sequence is MGCIKEDKVTIFDKKIYIKMWIPERLVSTVPIILIHDSLGSVDLWKDFPLELSRKTSRRVIAYDRLGFGKSDCCIEQPSVNFIKEEAGVLFPALKKQLSIQNYILLGHSVGGGMAINIAAKDKDCLRVISISAQAFIENVTISGIQKAKEFFTKGNQIKRLEKWHGDKAKWVLSAWVDVWLSSEFSDWSLSYCIRDVLCPILVIHGDKDEYGTIAFPRYISTNVGGDSENLIIKGCGHIPHKENPTETLNAVIQFLK, encoded by the coding sequence ATGGGCTGTATAAAAGAAGATAAAGTCACTATTTTTGATAAAAAAATTTATATCAAAATGTGGATTCCTGAAAGATTAGTATCTACTGTTCCTATTATTCTAATTCATGACTCGTTAGGATCTGTTGATTTATGGAAAGACTTCCCACTAGAGTTATCTCGAAAAACTTCCAGACGTGTCATAGCTTATGATAGGTTGGGTTTTGGAAAATCAGACTGTTGTATTGAGCAACCATCGGTTAATTTTATAAAAGAAGAAGCTGGAGTTCTTTTTCCTGCACTTAAAAAGCAACTATCAATCCAAAACTATATATTGTTAGGACATAGTGTAGGTGGTGGAATGGCGATTAATATTGCTGCTAAGGATAAAGACTGTTTGAGAGTTATATCAATTTCAGCTCAAGCGTTTATAGAAAATGTTACTATTTCTGGCATACAAAAAGCGAAAGAGTTCTTCACAAAAGGTAACCAAATAAAACGTTTAGAAAAATGGCATGGAGATAAAGCTAAATGGGTTTTAAGTGCTTGGGTAGATGTTTGGCTATCTTCTGAATTTTCCGACTGGAGCTTGAGTTATTGTATTCGGGATGTACTGTGTCCAATCCTTGTTATACATGGAGATAAAGATGAATATGGAACAATCGCTTTTCCACGCTATATTTCAACAAATGTCGGCGGAGATTCCGAAAATTTAATAATTAAAGGTTGCGGCCATATACCTCACAAAGAAAACCCTACTGAGACTCTAAATGCAGTAATACAATTTTTGAAATAA
- the putA gene encoding bifunctional proline dehydrogenase/L-glutamate gamma-semialdehyde dehydrogenase PutA yields the protein MLFNGSFITDCPIRQRIREFYRIDENIAVDHILPLAEVNVSARSRAWERARKMVLQIRQDQAGNGAIDALLKEYSLSSEEGVVLMCLAEALLRVPDKHTQDALIRDKISQGQWSSHLGSSDSLFVNASSWGLLITGTMVNYADKRKQDGFGLLKKVIGRLGEPVIRKSMNYAMKIMGKQFVMGETIKAATERAATKEQQGYVYSYDMLGEGARTMDDADRYFKAYQVAIEAIGKVARASGKNDPRKVPGISVKLSAIHPRYEFTHEARVMAEIVPKLKALCIQAKSYNIGLTVDAEESERLDISLDIIEAVFSDSELSGWDGFGIALQAYQKRAIFVVDWLRELTVRVDRKMMVRLVKGAYWDSEIKNAQKDGHQHFPVFTRKSSTDVSYHACANKLLEYRDTIYPQFATHNAYTAATIVELAGDDKEGFEFQCLHGMGDSLYDQIVSGESIQCRIYAPVGHHEDLLAYLVRRLLENGANSSFVNAIVDESQPVESLLEDPVEKTQRLKDKYNNQIIKPIALYHDAKGLGRDNSKGLDLTDISVITPLKTSLDNWFVDNLLNKNDVPDGAVAVKNPANHSEIIGFHHHHSKEDMLAMIDTAQATFASWSKTPVTERAALLCRVADILERHTDELIALCIKEAGKITQDGIDEVREAVDFCRYYAERAIDIAADERLEARGVVLCISPWNFPLAIFLGQVAAAIATGNTVLAKPAEQTSLIALRTIDLMKSVGLPEGVVQAVIARGSEVGNVIVPDERVQTVMFTGSTQTGTIISQTLADRGGDQVPFIAETGGQNCMIVDSSALPEQVVDDVISSGFQSAGQRCSALRVLFLQEDIADDVITMLKGALAELHVGNPAKLSTDIGPVIDQKALDALNAHSDYMQTHGKLLYQCAISDEVDGNEHFFFAPRLYEINDISVLKQEVFGPCVHVVRFKGNEIESVIDNINGTGFGLTMGIHTRIEHRAFELAKLSRAGNVYINRNMIGAIVGVQPFGGRGLSGTGPKAGGPNYLTRLVIEKATPDAEQFNLLPSQVEALDGDDQSDKESILFMDKANAAEKAWRLTELNTRISCVRQLLAKIAHVGIVDDLADDLNSTLTSARSQLIDIEKRLKKPTFLPGPTGESNILYLENRGNIICFADATVSFHFWVLSIVTSLATGNTVISVVSDLYYDEAIAFRDKFLSTGADEGVFQVARLRHLSTMLSHPALAGVVVDSHCDRKHYISEKLAERQGAILPVISSEYFDSLIQRLLTEKTISIDTTASGGNTSLMTLVEED from the coding sequence ATGCTTTTTAACGGTTCGTTTATCACAGACTGCCCAATTCGTCAGAGAATACGTGAATTTTATCGTATTGATGAAAATATAGCGGTAGATCATATTCTCCCTTTAGCTGAGGTTAATGTTAGTGCGAGAAGTAGGGCTTGGGAAAGAGCGCGCAAAATGGTTTTGCAAATTCGTCAAGATCAGGCGGGCAACGGCGCAATAGATGCTTTATTAAAAGAATACTCACTTTCAAGTGAAGAAGGTGTGGTATTAATGTGTTTGGCTGAAGCGTTATTGCGCGTACCAGACAAACATACACAAGATGCGTTAATTCGTGACAAAATATCTCAAGGCCAGTGGAGTAGTCACTTAGGTAGCAGTGACTCATTGTTCGTTAATGCCTCTTCTTGGGGCTTATTAATCACCGGCACTATGGTTAATTATGCTGACAAACGTAAACAAGATGGCTTTGGTTTATTGAAAAAAGTTATCGGCCGTTTAGGCGAACCGGTTATTCGAAAATCAATGAACTACGCCATGAAAATCATGGGTAAGCAGTTTGTTATGGGCGAAACCATTAAAGCCGCCACTGAACGTGCAGCAACCAAAGAACAGCAAGGTTATGTTTACTCATACGACATGCTAGGTGAAGGTGCTCGTACTATGGACGACGCTGACCGTTATTTTAAAGCTTATCAAGTGGCGATAGAAGCCATTGGTAAAGTTGCGCGTGCCTCAGGTAAAAATGATCCACGTAAAGTACCCGGTATTTCAGTAAAACTTTCAGCTATTCACCCACGTTACGAATTTACTCATGAAGCACGTGTTATGGCCGAAATTGTGCCAAAACTTAAAGCGCTTTGTATACAAGCAAAAAGCTATAACATTGGACTTACGGTTGATGCGGAAGAGTCTGAACGTTTAGATATTTCGCTTGATATCATTGAAGCCGTATTTAGTGACAGTGAATTAAGTGGCTGGGATGGTTTTGGTATTGCGCTACAAGCTTACCAAAAACGCGCTATTTTTGTTGTTGATTGGTTACGAGAGTTAACGGTACGTGTTGACCGAAAAATGATGGTGCGTTTAGTTAAGGGTGCCTATTGGGATTCAGAAATAAAAAATGCCCAAAAAGATGGTCATCAGCACTTCCCTGTTTTCACACGTAAGTCATCTACTGATGTGTCTTATCACGCTTGTGCCAATAAATTATTAGAATACAGAGATACTATTTACCCGCAGTTTGCTACGCATAACGCTTACACAGCAGCCACCATTGTTGAATTGGCCGGTGATGATAAAGAAGGCTTTGAGTTTCAATGCTTACATGGCATGGGCGATTCTTTGTATGATCAAATCGTATCGGGCGAAAGTATTCAATGTCGTATTTATGCACCTGTTGGGCATCACGAAGACTTATTAGCCTATTTAGTACGTCGTTTATTAGAAAACGGCGCTAACTCGTCTTTTGTTAATGCGATAGTTGATGAGTCTCAACCGGTTGAGTCTTTACTGGAAGATCCCGTTGAAAAAACTCAGCGTTTAAAAGATAAATACAATAATCAAATTATCAAACCTATTGCGTTATATCATGATGCAAAAGGTCTTGGTCGCGATAATTCTAAAGGTTTAGATTTAACTGATATCAGTGTTATTACGCCACTAAAAACATCATTAGACAATTGGTTTGTTGATAACTTATTAAATAAAAATGATGTACCAGACGGTGCTGTTGCCGTTAAAAATCCGGCAAATCACAGCGAAATAATCGGCTTTCATCATCACCATAGTAAAGAAGATATGCTGGCGATGATTGATACGGCACAAGCAACTTTTGCCTCATGGTCAAAAACGCCAGTGACTGAACGTGCGGCATTATTATGTCGCGTTGCTGATATTTTAGAACGACATACTGATGAGCTTATTGCTTTATGTATTAAAGAAGCCGGTAAAATCACGCAAGATGGTATTGATGAAGTAAGAGAAGCGGTTGATTTTTGTCGCTATTACGCAGAGCGAGCGATTGATATTGCCGCCGATGAACGTTTAGAAGCGCGTGGTGTTGTACTTTGTATTAGCCCATGGAATTTCCCATTAGCGATATTTTTAGGCCAAGTGGCTGCGGCTATTGCTACTGGTAATACCGTATTAGCAAAGCCTGCAGAACAAACCAGTTTAATTGCTTTACGCACCATTGATTTAATGAAGTCAGTTGGCTTGCCTGAAGGCGTAGTACAGGCAGTTATTGCCCGTGGTAGCGAGGTGGGCAATGTTATTGTTCCTGACGAGCGTGTGCAAACAGTGATGTTTACCGGTTCAACACAAACCGGCACAATAATTTCACAAACTTTGGCAGACCGAGGTGGCGATCAAGTACCATTTATCGCAGAGACTGGCGGCCAAAACTGTATGATCGTTGACTCAAGTGCCTTGCCTGAGCAAGTGGTTGATGATGTTATTTCTTCTGGCTTTCAATCAGCAGGACAACGTTGTTCAGCATTGCGTGTACTATTTTTACAAGAAGATATAGCAGATGACGTGATCACAATGCTTAAAGGTGCCTTAGCAGAATTACATGTTGGTAATCCTGCAAAGCTAAGCACTGACATTGGCCCTGTGATTGATCAAAAAGCACTAGACGCGCTTAATGCCCACAGTGACTACATGCAAACTCATGGCAAGTTATTATATCAATGTGCTATTTCTGACGAAGTAGACGGCAACGAACATTTCTTCTTTGCCCCTCGACTTTATGAAATTAACGATATTAGTGTGCTAAAACAGGAAGTATTTGGTCCTTGTGTACACGTTGTTCGTTTTAAAGGTAATGAAATAGAGAGCGTTATTGATAACATTAATGGCACAGGTTTTGGGTTAACTATGGGTATTCATACCCGTATTGAACATCGTGCCTTTGAATTAGCTAAGTTATCACGTGCGGGCAATGTTTATATCAACCGTAATATGATTGGCGCTATTGTTGGTGTACAACCTTTTGGTGGTCGTGGCCTTTCAGGCACTGGACCTAAAGCAGGTGGCCCAAACTATCTAACGCGTTTAGTGATAGAAAAAGCGACGCCAGATGCCGAACAATTTAACTTGCTGCCTTCTCAAGTTGAAGCGTTAGACGGGGATGACCAGTCTGATAAAGAATCAATTTTGTTTATGGATAAGGCCAATGCAGCTGAAAAAGCTTGGCGCTTAACTGAATTGAACACACGTATTTCTTGTGTTCGTCAATTACTAGCAAAAATTGCGCATGTAGGTATTGTTGATGATTTAGCGGACGATTTAAATAGCACCTTAACGTCGGCTCGTTCACAATTAATTGATATTGAAAAGCGCTTGAAAAAACCAACGTTTTTACCTGGTCCCACAGGCGAATCAAATATTCTGTATTTAGAAAACCGCGGCAACATTATCTGTTTTGCTGATGCCACCGTTAGTTTTCACTTCTGGGTACTTTCTATCGTAACGTCATTAGCGACAGGTAATACCGTCATAAGTGTAGTATCTGACTTGTACTACGATGAAGCCATTGCCTTTAGAGATAAGTTTCTTTCTACTGGTGCTGATGAAGGTGTTTTCCAGGTTGCACGTTTACGCCATTTATCAACGATGTTATCGCATCCTGCTTTAGCGGGTGTGGTGGTTGACAGTCATTGTGATCGTAAACATTACATCAGCGAAAAATTAGCGGAACGCCAAGGTGCAATACTACCTGTGATCAGTTCAGAATACTTTGATAGTTTAATTCAGCGTTTATTAA